The window TGAGTTTAAGGAAATCTTTAGTAATATCTGTTATGATGAAGCTATAATTAAAAAATATTAGCGAATCATAAGGAGAGCATTTATGAAAATTTTAGTTGTCGATGATGATAAAGAAATTGTTGAATTATTAAGTATTTATATAAAAAATGAAGGCTATGAAGTTGAAAAAGCTTATAATGGTAAAGAGGCAATCACAAAATTAGTGACGAATCCAGATATTGATTTAATGGTGCTAGATGTAATGATGCCTAAGATGGACGGTATTGAAGTTGTCAAAGAAATTCGCAAGGAATCTCAAATGCCTATTTTAATGTTGAGCGCAAAAACAACAGATATGGATAAAATTCAAGGATTGATTACTGGTGCAGATGATTATGTAGCTAAACCATTCAACCCTTTAGAAGTAATGGCTCGCATCAAGTCGTTATTGCGTCGTAGTAATTACCAAGTTACGAACGATGAACCAGATATTTTGGAAATTGGACCTTTAGTGATTCAAAAAGACTCACATGAAGTGACAACGATTTCTGGCAAATCCATTCAATTAACGGCCTTAGAATTTGGTATTTTGTACTTGCTAGCAAGTCATCCTAATCGGGTCTTTAGTGCAGATGAGATTTTTGAACGAGTTTGGCAACAAGAGAGCTTAGTATCAGCAAAAACAGTTATGGTACACGTAAGTCATTTGCGAGATAAGATTGAAGAAGCAACTGGTGGTGAAAAAGTGGTTCAAACTGTTTGGGGCGTTGGCTACAAGATCGAAGCACGCTAAAAGAGAGCTAGATTGAGAATGGATGAATACCCCTAAGGAGATGAATCAAAGAGTTGAAGTTAACAGGAAAAGAAAAAAGCGAATTGATATTTGAAGGATTTATTACAGCAGGCTTGATTTACTTGCTTTATTTAGCTGTACTAATTATTTCAGATCAGTTAGTTGAAATTTCACCTAATTTAAAAGATTCTATTTGGATTTTTAAAACTTCAGTAACAATAGGAAATGTTAAAATTTTATCCTATAAAATGATTTTCATTGTTATTCTTATTATTACAGGCGGTATTGCTGTTTTTTGGCGCTTAAAAAGACGATACAAACAAATGCAACTACGCCATGTAATTAGTGAACTTCATTATATTGCGGAAGGTCACTATGATCATCGAATTCCATTTGAACTGTCTGGAGATATGAGTAAGGTTGTTAATAGTATCCATGTTTTGGTAGATAGTACAGTAGCTGCGATGGATGAGGAACGTAAGATTGAGCAATCAAAGGATGAACTGATTACGAATGTTAGTCATGATATTCGTACACCATTGACATCTATTATTGGCTATCTTGGTTTAATTGAAGACAAACAGTATCAAAATGAAGAAGAACTTTTAAAATATACTCATACTGCTTATATTAAGGCGAAACAAATGAAGATATTAGTAGAAGATTTATTTGAATACACAAAGGTTCGCCAACATACAACGCCGTTAAATTTAAGTGAATTTGATATGGTGAAATTACTAGATCAACTTGCTGCTGATTTTGAATTAGATGCAGAGAAAAAAGGTATGACGATAGAAGTCTTGCAAGGAACACCTTCTATTCCA is drawn from Carnobacterium gallinarum DSM 4847 and contains these coding sequences:
- a CDS encoding sensor histidine kinase; amino-acid sequence: MKLTGKEKSELIFEGFITAGLIYLLYLAVLIISDQLVEISPNLKDSIWIFKTSVTIGNVKILSYKMIFIVILIITGGIAVFWRLKRRYKQMQLRHVISELHYIAEGHYDHRIPFELSGDMSKVVNSIHVLVDSTVAAMDEERKIEQSKDELITNVSHDIRTPLTSIIGYLGLIEDKQYQNEEELLKYTHTAYIKAKQMKILVEDLFEYTKVRQHTTPLNLSEFDMVKLLDQLAADFELDAEKKGMTIEVLQGTPSIPMEADAEKIVRVFNNLISNALKYGVGGKKITIEAQKIGKEVIISVNNDGPEIPEESLNQLFDRFYRVEESRSQETGGTGLGLAIAQSIVTLHGGYIYARSDTHLTSFVLHLPLKQQSNEDRARN
- a CDS encoding response regulator transcription factor; the encoded protein is MKILVVDDDKEIVELLSIYIKNEGYEVEKAYNGKEAITKLVTNPDIDLMVLDVMMPKMDGIEVVKEIRKESQMPILMLSAKTTDMDKIQGLITGADDYVAKPFNPLEVMARIKSLLRRSNYQVTNDEPDILEIGPLVIQKDSHEVTTISGKSIQLTALEFGILYLLASHPNRVFSADEIFERVWQQESLVSAKTVMVHVSHLRDKIEEATGGEKVVQTVWGVGYKIEAR